From Etheostoma spectabile isolate EspeVRDwgs_2016 chromosome 8, UIUC_Espe_1.0, whole genome shotgun sequence, a single genomic window includes:
- the bscl2 gene encoding seipin — MDEHKDPPQRQQSKGLEGGTTAQTSTRRRSGSDIMGDYMGPVLHWLRNVAAVTLLKARRTLFQAAILFCVLVLLLWVSVFLYGSFYYSYMPSVSFSTPVHFYYTSDCDSSESALCSFPTANISFMKNERDLVMAYGQPYRVSLELEMPESPVNEHLGMFMIKMSCYTKGGKTVASVGRSTMLHYRSGLLQSLSTLLFSPFFLTGMAEQKQLIEVELFSDYKTNAYQPSVGAVIEIQSKRVQIYSSHLRIHAFFTGIRYVLYNFPLTSAVIGVATNFAFLSVIVLFSYLQFIWGGIWPPDQVRVRVMMGDNTRIQQRREEARKRMEKENSQKDLCAPHVIGSVSDASDFQENHTVAEPSPKKSSESLDAPGTDVTEEEGSHEEKDGSNVLDGCQLPHQGETLLRQRPGPWMSL, encoded by the coding sequence ATGGATGAACATAAAGACCCTCCACAGAGGCAGCAGTCGAAAGGGCTCGAAGGAGGAACAACTGCCCAGACCAGTACCAGGAGGAGGTCAGGATCAGACATAATGGGGGATTATATGGGACCGGTTTTACACTGGCTCCGAAATGTGGCAGCTGTTACTCTCCTCAAAGCCCGGCGGACTTTATTTCAGGCTGCCATCCTGTTTTGTGTCCTGGTTCTGCTACTTTGGGTGTCCGTCTTTCTCTACGGAAGCTTCTATTACTCCTACATGCCCAGTGTGAGCTTCTCCACCCCTGTGCACTTCTACTACACCTCTGATTGTGATTCCTCAGAGTCAGCACTTTGTTCATTCCCCACGGCAAACATCTCTTTCATGAAGAATGAGAGGGACCTTGTGATGGCTTACGGTCAGCCTTATCGAGTGTCTTTGGAGTTGGAGATGCCAGAGTCTCCAGTGAATGAACACTTGGGTATGTTCATGATCAAGATGTCTTGTTACACCAAGGGTGGAAAGACAGTCGCATCAGTGGGCCGATCTACCATGCTGCATTACCGCTCCGGCCTTCTGCAGAGCCTGAGCACTTTACTgttctctcctttctttctgACCGGGATGGCTGAGCAGAAGCAACTCATAGAAGTTGAGCTCTTCTCAGATTACAAGACAAATGCTTATCAACCCTCTGTCGGTGCAGTCATTGAGATCCAGTCCAAACGAGTGCAGATCTACTCATCTCATCTCCGAATCCACGCTTTCTTCACTGGCATACGATATGTTTTGTACAACTTCCCCCTGACATCTGCAGTGATCGGCGTAGCCACCAACTTTGCCTTCCTCAGTGTCATTGTGCTGTTCAGCTACCTGCAGTTCATATGGGGCGGGATCTGGCCTCCAGATCAAGTAAGAGTCCGGGTTATGATGGGAGACAACACCCGTatccagcagaggagagaggaggctCGGAAGCGCATGGAGAAGGAAAACTCACAGAAGGACCTGTGTGCTCCTCACGTGATAGGATCCGTGAGTGATGCATCTGATTTCCAGGAAAATCACACAGTAGCAGAGCCGTCGCCAAAGAAGTCCTCAGAAAGTTTGGACGCACCTGGGACTGATGTGACAGAGGAGGAAGGGTCTCATGAGGAGAAAGACGGCTCCAACGTGTTGGATGGCTGCCAGCTGCCTCACCAGGGTGAGACCTTACTCCGACAGAGACCTGGGCCGTGGATGAGCCTGTGA